The Fretibacterium sp. OH1220_COT-178 genomic interval TGATCCTGCATGGGAAGCTGCCGTTACCGAAGTCCTCGCCTCAGTTAAATAAAGGCCTGTTCTGAGAACGACCGGTTTAAAAGGCAACGGAATCTCTATTAGACTGAGGGCCTCCGTTGCCTTAATTATTGATCGGCGACTGGGGGAATCATGAAGCGTATTTTGAGTTTCTGCCAAAAGATGGAGAATGCGATCCTGGTTGTTACGTTTTCGTCCATGGTGTTGATGTTTTTTGTCCAGGTTCTTAACCGAAATATCTTCAAGTTACCCGGACTAGCTTGGCTTGAGGAGTTGGCGACGTATTGCCAGATCTACATGGTGCTGATCGGCACGGAAATCGGTCTTCGAGACGGTACTCAAGTATCCGTTACAGCTGTTATTGACTGTCTGAAAGGACGAGCCTACAAAATCGTCCGAATCCTGGCAAAGATCATCGTCATCGTGTTCTCCGGAACACTCGCATTCAGTACGATCCGGCTCCTTCGAGTGCAATTACTGAGCGGCCAGACATCCTCCGCAATGGGCATTCCCATGGTAATTCCCTATTTTGCACTGACTCTGAGTTTTACTGTCATTACGCTGGTACAGAGCGCAAGCCTGGTTGGAATGCTGAAGGATTGCAATCCTCACCTCATAGGCACAAAGGAGGA includes:
- a CDS encoding TRAP transporter small permease is translated as MVLMFFVQVLNRNIFKLPGLAWLEELATYCQIYMVLIGTEIGLRDGTQVSVTAVIDCLKGRAYKIVRILAKIIVIVFSGTLAFSTIRLLRVQLLSGQTSSAMGIPMVIPYFALTLSFTVITLVQSASLVGMLKDCNPHLIGTKEESSEKEREENI